DNA from Tachysurus fulvidraco isolate hzauxx_2018 chromosome 16, HZAU_PFXX_2.0, whole genome shotgun sequence:
TTTTGtctaataaactgtaaaacgTGGACGACCTGTTTATAGCTACGGTTAATTCACACAGGTAAACTGCTATCCTCAAGAGTCCCTCggacttttgtttttatttctaaatgctGGTTCTGACGGGCTTTTAATTCATGGTATCGTTTCTTTTCGAATTTCAAGACTCTGGTTAGTCTAAAAGCTCTATGTACAATCAGAGgtggaaaatgaatcaacagtATAAGACTAATGTGACTGGAGCCTgatcatgttttttttggttatttctTTGAGTTTGTAAACgtattattttaattctttcacACAGAGTAGCACATTTTGTCATGATTATTGCTATAGGCGTACGGTCCCTCTTACCACCCCCAACCCCCATTCGTTTTCCATTCCTGGTCATTCGACATCATCTATTAAGGAATCAGAAAGTTTGTACAGAGACAGCATTGATTGCACTTTAATAACCTGTAAGATCAAATAATTCTCGATactgctgatgatgtcatcacccCGTGTGTGGCAGTCCCACCAAAGTTCAACACTAACAAATCTCCTGAACACCACACTGTCCCGAGCAGCCTTTTGTTTTCTGGAAGGCTGTGGACGAGAACCGTTTGCAATCGAGATTGATTTCATACATGGATAAATCTGTTTGTGATCTTCATGGTTTGTGCCTTGTTCTGAAGTCGCATTTAATATGtcagatattttttaaaaacaactagTAATAATTATACGGCTAATCATAACTTCATTCACGTTTTTCACCCTGCTTCAGTACAATATAAAAGGgagattttacttttttttttttttttgaaaaatgtgcatTTATTCTTTATGCCATTTTTATTGTTGCAGTAAGGTTTGTGTTAGAAGTGGTTTATACAGAAAGTTTCGAAATGTCTGAGAATGTAAGGTTTGTTGCGGTGGGAGTCATTTAAATAACGATGAATGGTCGActgggttttctttttaaaaaataaataaatacattttttttaaaaaaaagccgaCTTCTCCATCGTCAGGAGCGGCTGAGAACCACGTCGACTTTTCAGGCGTGTGGTGGATTAGATCTGTTTGAATGTccacaaaatgcattttattggtttcttttttttctattttctcatTCTCCTTGTACCATATTGTTCTCATATTAATTAGACATTTCTTacatgcatttgtttgtttaagcaaatgaaataaaaattgcaatacagctgctgttttgtgtgaatttaCTATTCAAGTATTGgatactaaaataaaatgaaacttttAGGCAACATGGAAAGGCCTGTTTTTTAAAGGGTAAAGAAAGGAATGATCGTGTGAGCATCAGAATTGGACCATGGAGCTATGGcagttttcttttacatcatgtggacagccaggtctgtgtgtgtcgatGTCCTGGTGAAGAGCTgacaccaggatgcactatgggaaaaAGGCGAGGCTGCAGAGTCAGTGTGACGCTCTGGGTAATGTTCTGCTGGAAAACCTCGGGTCctgcattcatgtggatgttactgtGACACGATCCACCTACATAAACACTGCTACAGATCAAGTTCACTCCTTCATGGTAATTGTGTTTACTAATACTCTTTAAGCAGGATGATGTGTCCTGACACACTGCAAACATTGTTTAGGAAATGGATTAAAGAACATGACAAGGTGCTGATTTGGCCTCTAAATCATTTAGGTCTTAATCTGATCAAGTATCTTCtggacaaacacatacagtatgatccACGGAGGTACTGCTAACTAACTAACAGACACCGAGGTCTTTTGGAGTCTGTGTGTCAACCAGTCTGAGATGTTTTGGAGGCACAAATGGAACCAACAATATTAGGCAtgtgattttaatgttatggctgctCTGTGTATATTAAGCTTTGCAGTTGAAGTTACTATTGAACTAATAATGCATGCACTATGTGGATAACGTAGATAATTGATTAGTGCTGTGAGTGAGAAAGATGGAAAGGAACATATAGGGAATGAGGGACTGTTTACCTTCCTGTCCTGTGATGAAGTATTATAATCCTGATAGGAGATATTTTTGGAGTGAACGTTATTAATTCAGAATATCTTTCGGAAGAATAGTGTGAATCCATACTGCTCTCTGAATGAGAAGCTGTCAGATTTGAGCACATCCTGGGTGCCTTTCTTATGACGGTATGATGAAACATGGCTATTGCTCGCTGCACACTTCCGCAGAAGAAATTCATACACATCTGCTGTTGCGTTACATCACTGCACAGATCATTTGCTGCCACTTTTCTTGTGGTGACGGTTCAGTTGCAGTAAACAGGAAAGAGGTTGGACTAAACTGCAGAGCATTTACAGAGCTCACAGCTACATTTCAACCAATGTCCTTCTTAAACTCATTTCTGTCAGCACCAATGAGGCAGAACATGTAATGTGATCTAATGCTATTTTGAGTGTAACTGCATATGGCAAGGAGGCATTATAAGGACCTGGGGATGGATATGATCTGGGTTAAATTAAACATCATGGTAAAGTTCACTTCAGGTCAGATGATTAGTGAAGGTGAAACTTCAGAGAGGAAGTCATAGTTTGTAGATGGCTGTGTAGAGTCAAGCCACATTGTACAATAAAGTACCACAGGATATAGCATTAAATATTAGAGtatctgtgtgaaaatgtggacacagacacacaggtagaTTGTAAAGGAAATTTCtattcaaatcaaattaacCTGCAATGTCATGattacagtatactgtaaatacagtacatatggaAATGACCAACTCCTATCTCAAAGCCTAGGGTTGTCTTTTAGACAGCgtgtaaaaagtgtaaagaTCTTGTAAACggcgtgagagagagtgagagtgagagaaagctcCTCTTTCTTCTACACGCATCAACACTCAACATGAGCCTATCCTCCATTTTGTAAACAGACGAACGGAAACTCTAAAGCTGGTTGCTGATTGGATGTCGCTACATGCCAACGCTTTAAAAATCCCAGCTCGTCCAATCACCAAACGTGTCTGTTTTAAAACAGGATTCCTGCAGCCAATCGCTGAGCTTCGCGCCTTCGTAGGCGTTCGGTAGGCGTCGAGTCGTCAGAGAGGGAGGAACAACGTTAGCGCTCGGGacggatttttattttaaatattaattacattttttgtgGGGGGGAAACTTAAAGGCAGATATCCCGTTTTTAATCCATTCTCTGCTAAGTTTCTACAGAAACAGGTAGGAACGGTTTATGTACGTTATTGTGACGGTTTATGTACGTTATTGTGTGTTCGTTCTGTCAGtgagaaaactaaaaaaaagtttacacacgGAGAGAATTATGAGTTGCAtttacagagagtgtgtgtgtgtgtgtgtgtgtgtgtgtgtgtgtgtgtgtgtgtgtgtgtgtgcgcgcgtgaaTATATTTATccgaaaatgaaaataagctTTTATAACATATTTAACCAGGAtagtaaatactgtgtgttgtttgttactTCTGAAAGTTTGCTAACCGGCTTGTGACAGGAAAACAAGCCTTATGCTAAGCtaatgctctgtgtgtgtgacctgagagataatgattattattattattattattattactataattatcTGTTTAAACACGTTGGGTtttgctcgtgtgtgtgtgattgtactgCAGTACTGATTGTTGTTAAACCTCAGTTAGATGTCTGGGTTTGAATACATGACGTTTTCCCTCCTTCAGACCGATTTGTTAAAGGAGCAGCTGCGCGGTTTGGCGCTTTTCTCTCCTCCGGTATAAACGCCCTTAAAGCTACACGGTGCACCGCGTACAGTATATGTGGCTCActtttactgtaaaatgtaatataaccATATAATGTGATACTTAAGGAAACGTCATCATTTCTTTATGGCCCTGTAATATAAAGCCCCATCTGTGGGAGCTAGAGTGCAATAAGTACAACACAGAGAAATGTCTATAAGACTTTATTGTGTCCCAGACACCCAGTTTGTGTGTCCGGTTAGTTTTGGTGAACGATAGCAACAATGAGcatgaaaagaaagagagaatgttaACAAAGTTGTTGAGGTGAGGATTCAGATTGTCTGTGAATAAACTACACTTTGTTTACAGACATTTTGGCCTCTTAAATGTGACTAAGTCTGAGCTGACTGTAGAAAAACATCTGGGGTTTttcttacatacagtagtttaaAGTCATCCCTGTAGCTTTCTGCTGTTTATGTCCATAGAGCAAGGTTATATTTACAGGTCTGATTACAACGCTCTTATGTATCGTGTTCTCCATCACTTAGTTAgttctagccacataaagtgcacctGTGCAAACAGTTcgagaaaacaaacaatatgAAACaccacaagacaatacacaaaagcagcgccgACCAgagtgcatactgtatattctacagtacatgggCAAAAATACAGGAATGAAGACTTAATATATAACCAGCAGATAATATATGAGGTATTACAATGAGTTGTGTGTCCCAGTTCATCAGAAAATgtctggattttatttatttggtttttttttaaatgtgtctgtatggCATTAAATCCCCCTGTATGGCATCCCCCTGTATTAGTGTAGGGTAACGGAGGCTGGCGAGGATCATCCTGTCAGCACTTCTATGTTGGACACTGCTGACAGCACAGCTTCATTGTCCACAATGTTCAGTGTGCCTGTGctttgctgtattttttatgtTGAGGTGTATATGAAACCTTGAAAGTCTTGGTTAATTGTATGATAGAAAGGTAGGCATATGATTTGACTAAACCAGGAAAACCGGTACAATGCAGACATCTGTTAAAATGCATGATGTTGTGTCTCTTGTAATGTACTGTGCTGTAGGTAGAGATGCCAGTTGTGCGGTTTCAGGTTGGAGAAACTGTGATGGGCCGCTGGCCCGGCAGTAACCTTTACTATGAGGTCAAAGTGTTGAGTTACTCTGTCAAGTCTCAGCTCTACACAGTCATCTACAAAGATGGTACAGAACTGGAGCTGAAGGATGCAGATATCAAGGTATGACTTGTATTGTTGATTTAATTGCACCAGTTTATTTCTCGTATTTTGGTGATGTGTCAAAGGGACTTTTAAACGCTGCGAaggtttacatttaattaaattgttaaattaaagGTACTTAACTTTGCTGTAACAATTTTATGCTTTATAGTTTGACACCACTTGTAACTTCACATCCTGTGTTTGCAGAGTGTGACTGGATTTAAGCAGGGTTCTGGCCGCACTCGGTCTCGCTCTCGCTCCCGATCTCCAGCACGCAGTCGCCGAAGTAGATCACGCTCTCCGGCAAGAATATCGCGTCGCTCTACATCCCAAACCACCGAGACACGCAGGGATAAACTTAAAGATATGCTGGAAGTGCGCCTCTCGCCCGTGGTAAGAACGCCCACCTTAGGTGCTCTGAACGTTTCTTGATTTCTTGAAGCAGTGGCCtgtgaaataaatctgtaaataaataaataaactgagctAGTCAAAAATTAGAACATTGTAGAAACAATTTCTGTTTAACCCAgcgtggtaaaaaaaaaaaaaaaaactaccttCTCAAGGcatcatttcatatttattttatatttatcagtGCTAATTCCGTTTgcctttattttttgtctttatttctgtcattatttctttcctttctccttCCCATCCTTATTAACTGATTTATCTTGGTTGGAGCCTATCATGGGATCACTAGGAAGGACAATTAACCTTGAATCAAATCATATAAATGGGCCTACTAAGTTCATTTGGCACTATTGTATACTTCaagaatttgttgttttgtttttgtttgtttttttgtgaatttttccattttttgtgttattttgttgCCATACCAATAAAATGTcttataaccttttttttcttttgtttaaactTACTTATTCATCATTTCTCTGTTTCAGACAATGTCAGTGGTGAACAATAGCAACAATGAGCAtgaaaagaaagaggagaaTGACACGGCTAACAAAGTCGTTGAGGTGAGGATTCAGCATGTTTGTGATGGTTGTTTGTCTGTGAATAAACTACACTTTGTTTACAGAAGCTTTGGCCACTTAAATGTGACTAAGTCTGAGCTGACTGTAGAAAAACATCTGGGGTTTttcttacatacagtagtttaaTGTCATCCCTGTAGCTTTCTGCTGTTTATGTCCATAGAGCAAGGTTATAGTTATAGTTCTGATTACAACGCTCTTATGTATTGTGTTCTCCATCCAGGtttacaacaataataaacaggGAGACGGCGTGATTGAGTTTAAAAGTTTAGTCTACCTCACATAATATAACCAgcattttatgatatataaatatatcctatttatatatataaatatgatatatttattatgcagtttattgaatgtattttttatactcCGATGACTTGAATTTAGAGCCTCTTATTGACGATCAGTATTTTTGTCTTTACATTATATGATGTAAGTTCAAATCTTATGATTTACATGTTTCTACATAAGGTAAAGGAGGAAATTGAGAACCAGGTAAGTGGCCGCTACAATCTTCGTCGCCGGAAGGACCAGGGTGAAGAACGACCGATAGAGAAAAAGAAGCCAGTTGTGCTACTGGCCACACCACAGCAGACCAGCAAGACTACCGAACTGCAGTTTGGGGGAAGGATCGGTGAGAGACTCCTCACATTTCAGTTTAAGGTTCACACAAGCTTCAATGTATGCGAAAACAGCCAAGGATACACGTTTGAGGGGCTCCTGGCagacattaaaattaaaatagtaTCCACATAACGTGACATGGTAAGATCCTGGGCCACAATCAGCTGGTGATTATAAAGGCTTACCAGATCATTCAGTGATTCCGCATTTGCCGTCTATGTTCCGTTTGGAACTCGattgttttcctctttttaatgtttgtttcaaAATTCAGGtaagcatttatttatacatgctACAGGTCACTGTTAATTAAGGCCTCAACAACTAATCAGAAAAAATGTGTCAAAGTTTATAACACTATGTTATCTGTTTTTGGGTCACTGTAAAGAAGCACACTGTGTCACTTCATTTAGGTCTCATCTTCAATATAATTTAGGCCTTTAAATTGCTACAGGATTATTTGTACTATGCTTTACACCAGTCTGAAAGCATTTTTAATTAGGTTTTTTCCCCCTATAATTTTCACCTATTTGTAGCAAGATTTATTTATAGGTTATCGTTCTGCTTCAGGTGTATtgtttttgctgctgctgcttcctgtGGTGGTGCTGGCACTGCTTATTCTCTGTGGCCAGAAGGATTCTGGTCTCCTCAGCTTTCCTCACATGCTTCTTCCACTTGACTCTCTCTGGGACTGGCAGGTTTTTGGCATCACAATCCTTTGGCTGCTCTTCCAGGCTGTCCTCTCCCTGCTCCCTATTGGCAAGGTATTTCCACCTTCAACCACAACAAGACTGGTGTGATGTGGGTCTCAGTCAcatgaaaaacaacacaacacacctctatcccaacaccccccacccccaccccgaTTTCCCTTTTCAGGAGGCTTTGATAGGAATCAGCACTGTGAAAAGAGAGCTAGCAGCGGGATTTGTCCATGGGCTCATGCTTTCATTTATTATCTCCTGTTAGTAACCTTTTAAAagtgacccttttttttttttttttttttttttagcaaactgGGTTGAAAATAAAATCTCTATATAGAATACTCATGTGGGTCAAACTTGTTTTTCTCATTCCTCAGGTGGTTCATGGGATGCCTCTAAAAAATGGGAAAACACTGAAATACAGGATTAATGGTAGGAATGGttactttaatactttattGTAAGATTTACAGATGAGtgcgtttgtttatttattcgttttttGCACCTGGGTGTTTTTTCCTCTACACTCTCTGGTCCTGTGTTCTGGTAGGGTTTTACGCGCTCCTCATCAGTGGTATAGCGGTAGGCGCTGGTGTATACAATGAAGTGGACCTTGGCTACATCCACACTCATTTCCTCCAGTTCTACACCTCCGCCCTGCTCATCTCCGTCCTCCTCAGCATCTACCTGTTTGTCCGTTCCCGTTGGGCCTCTGATGATGAGCTTGCTCCAGCTGGAAATACTGGTAATTGTGTTCTGTGAAATATAGTGCTCAGAAGATGATCAGTAAGTAATTTGAACATGTGTTGAAAAATCTTGTTAACATCTTCCTGTTCAGGTTATGTGATGTATGATTTTTTCATGGGACGTGAGCTGAATCCACGAATCAAAGATTTTGATATCAAATTCTTCTGTGAAATGCGTCCCGGACTTATTGGTTGGGTGGGTCCTAAAGTCTAAACTattatcttttaaaatgtatagtGTTTGCATTTTTATATACTAATTGCACTAAATCCTTTGTGTTATTACTTATTTGTACTCCAATgcaagtgtttatttatttatttatttatttatttatttatttatttatttatttattttacagcttgTGTTCAACTTTGCGATGTTACATGCCGAGATGAAACTTCAGAATCTTGACATCCCTTCCTACGCCATGCTGCTTGTGAATGGCTTCCAGatgctttgggttgttgatggCCTTTGGCATGAGGTACAATTAATCTGATACAGTTTACATTATGCCATTACTATGCATCtattcatttatccatccacGTCCTAAAAAATTTGTCAATTTGAAATGCATTGCTCCTTCATGCTCATCCTGTTCCGTCCTTCACTGTGTATCACCTCCACATGCACACAGCCGGAACAGACACGGAACCGACTACacgtgtctcagaggaagcgtGTGTTAGACGTCCTctagaaatacacacactatcGCTCACTGATGGACCGATGTACTGATTTGTCTGCATTTCAGGAGAAACTTCTAACCATGATGGATATAGTTGACGATGGCTTTGGGTTCATGTTGGCTTTTGGAGATTTGGCCTGGGTTCCTTTTACTTTCACTTGTCAGTCATACTACCTTGTCCGTCACCCCAGTGACCTGTGTGGGTTTTGGATTGTTGCCACCATCTTACTGAATGGTTAGTTAGTTTCCTTTTCTTAGCAGAATACTTATACAGTCTCAGACCGCATGTTAAcagttttatgatttttttttttacagcaattGGCTACTACATATTCCGGAAAGCCAACTCTCAGAAATTTGCTTTCAGAAGAAATCCAAACGATCCGACCTTGTCTCGTGTGTAtatcttacattttttattcctttgcCAAATTTCTGGTGGGTTATGACGCATGTAAACGACACACCTGTTGCTTATTTGTTTAGATCTGAAAACAATACCAACTGCAACTGGAAAGAGCCTCATTGCTTCTGGTCTGTGGGGTTTTGTCCGTCATCCGAATTACCTCGGAGACATCCTCATGGCACTGgcttggtccctaacatgtggTAAGTTGATGGATTTGGATTCCTGCAGCGTGAAAGGCTTTTTAGctgtttgcttattttttaatctaatctTTTCCCATCTTTTGTTTCTCTACTCTCAACAGGTTTTAATCACATAATTCCTTATTTTTATCTGATTTACTTGATCATCCTTCTGGTGCATCGGGAGGCACGGGATGAGCATCAGTGTAGGAAGAAATACGGCTTGGCGTGGGAGCAGTATTGCAAAGTGGTGCCTTACCGCATCTTCCCCCGAGTGTACTGACAACACACTCGCATATTTGGGGCATACAAAATTTCCTGTGGAGTATCTGAATGAAAATCTTAATTCTAAgagtaaaagaagaagaaagtaagCGAGCGTATCACAAAGCAACTCGGCAGCTATTTGGATcagagaacaaaaaaatgttttaagctCTCTTATGTATAATAATGTACATACATGTTTTTCTACTCAAGCCATTTCTGCCGTAACCTTCCCCCATATATGAGCTTTTCAACCATTTGTTTTACCTTTTTATTTCTCAGTGTATTCTGCAATACGTTAAGTTTTAATGCTTTTGTATATTATGTTTGATTGGATATTAATTGATGTAATTGTATGTATTCcacttttgtctctttttttttttttttttttgtatagtgaAAACAGTTATGTCTCAGGACCAGTGCTTTTTATAAGAAGAAAATtggataaatatttttttttatatataatttaaggcaaattgttttgaaattaattttacatgctctgtgtgaaaatgttcattttagcCTGAATGCTTAAGTTACatattgcttattttattttgttctgaaatagatgatttattattttcatttgttatttcttGTAATATATATGATGCATGGCACCAAATATCACACTTATGGTATTATTTGACTGAAATCTACCTTTGCAAACATGTTAGTGTAAGAAGAAACATGAAATGGATCAGTGGTGCTGGTGCTTGGTGGTACTGTTGGTGAATTAGGCTGATGAGAGTTTAATGTCGTGTATAATGTCTTGGCacaaatcttttaaaatgtaagaaataattTGCACAGAAGGAAGTGTTTATTAGGTaactttttacttcttaaaaCGGGTTGAACAAAAGACTGGGAGCTTCTGTCCTGTGTAGCAAATCAGTATTTCTTAACCGGGCAGATTATCCAGCATGTACACTGCAGTACTTATCATTTGTGTACATTTAGAACCTTTCATGTTTTCCTGATGTTTACTGGTTTGTTTTGCTTGGTATTTTAACCTATTATTGCTGATGAAAAGAAATTCAGTGTTCCtgtactaaactaaactaaactaaactattaGCAGCAAGTTACCCAGTCGTCTCAGGGTGAGTCAGTTTTCGGATGCTGTGAGACGACTGCCGATTTGTGAAATGTTCTGTTTGGCTTTAATTGGATGACCATCGGAGCACACAGGGATGTTTTATagaccataaaaacaaaaacaaaaaaaagcaaatgctGCCTATAAGGCAGGATGTTCATTGTATGTTTTGccaaaaataaagtattttgtGTAGCCTacttgtatattatttatttatttaaagttaaacAACAGCAATCAGATTCAAGCcacacattattttatattcaggTAGGCTCATGAGTTCTGTGTCTGTTTGCCTTTATAAATGGACTCCATAGAAGGAAACTTCATCAAGTCCACTCTTAAAATGAGTTtagggttgtttttttatggttaGTGTCCATGTGCTGTTCTGAAGACATGATTATGATGAAGTAAATTGTTGTGCATTATGCGTTCATGTGTCTCAATATATTGGCATGACAAAAACGACAATATGTTCTATATTTCAATATCTGCTGTTTtgccacaaaaaaaacatccagaagTAAATATCTGAAATTTTGGTCTGTTGTCTCAGGTGCAATAATTTCTTGCAAATTCTACAACTCTACTTTTACAGATATTTGCAAATAGATTTACAAGAAATACAAGATTTTCTAAAGTCTAAAAGCTGTGCTGGCAGCAAGATGGCAGTAGTGAGCTGAGGTTGACTTTATTAGAGAATCTAGGATATAACAGTGATGCACTCAGGAGAAcctccattatttttttttaatgtagtacGACATAATCCACATAAAAAAGAGGCTGCTGATATCACAGTAAATATTACCTCTATACTGTATTACACGTTCCTTTATCCACTGACtaaaccccactgaacacctttgggaagaactggaacactgactgtaCCCCAGGACACGTTGTAGATGGTATAGATGGTTTAACAGCACATGACCTTTAAATAAGGACCCCGGTCGACATCCTATTAGAGCCAGCACTCATTACTGCCTTTTGCCAGGGTTTGATAATTGGATCATGATAATTTTGGCTTCTCCTCGAAACTTTCCAGTGTATGAAAGCGAGACTCTTGAAGCTCTGGAATTCATGCAAATGTCTCACACAATGTTAAgcatataattaaaaatgtattcacaTTACAATGCTACTACTGTAGAGAGGCA
Protein-coding regions in this window:
- the lbr gene encoding delta(14)-sterol reductase LBR, translating into MPVVRFQVGETVMGRWPGSNLYYEVKVLSYSVKSQLYTVIYKDGTELELKDADIKSVTGFKQGSGRTRSRSRSRSPARSRRSRSRSPARISRRSTSQTTETRRDKLKDMLEVRLSPVTMSVVNNSNNEHEKKEENDTANKVVEVKEEIENQVSGRYNLRRRKDQGEERPIEKKKPVVLLATPQQTSKTTELQFGGRIGVLFLLLLLPVVVLALLILCGQKDSGLLSFPHMLLPLDSLWDWQVFGITILWLLFQAVLSLLPIGKVVHGMPLKNGKTLKYRINGFYALLISGIAVGAGVYNEVDLGYIHTHFLQFYTSALLISVLLSIYLFVRSRWASDDELAPAGNTGYVMYDFFMGRELNPRIKDFDIKFFCEMRPGLIGWLVFNFAMLHAEMKLQNLDIPSYAMLLVNGFQMLWVVDGLWHEEKLLTMMDIVDDGFGFMLAFGDLAWVPFTFTCQSYYLVRHPSDLCGFWIVATILLNAIGYYIFRKANSQKFAFRRNPNDPTLSHLKTIPTATGKSLIASGLWGFVRHPNYLGDILMALAWSLTCGFNHIIPYFYLIYLIILLVHREARDEHQCRKKYGLAWEQYCKVVPYRIFPRVY